CTCACCTGATCCTGCACCTACATCTCCACTGACACTCACCTGAGCCAAAACTCAACCTGCACTCACATATACTCACCTGATGCTGCACTCGTACTCGCACCCACACTCATCCTGCACTCAGCCACTTAAGCCCACACTCACACCTGAGACCACACTCACACTTGGAGCTGCACTCACCTGATCCTCTGCTCACAACCACACTTGAGCTTGTACTCACACTCCCCTGAGCCCACACTCAACCTGTACTCACACTCAGACTGGCACTTTCATAGTGACCTGATCCTGCACTTACACTCACCTGCACCCACAGCCACACTCAAGCCTTAACTCACGCTCACACCTGGTCGTGCACTCTACCTGCACTCACAGCCACACTCACTCAACACAGCACCCACCCTCATGCCCACCTGCACCCACACTCAACCTGCACTACCTGCACTCACAGCCACACTCAAAACTCCAAATACTGCCACTCATGCTCACCTGCACCCACTCAACCCACACTCACAGCCTGAGCCTCCACTCACACAACTTGCACTCACACTCCATCCCTGCACTCACACTTGCATTCAGCCACATTCAACACAGCACTCATACCTGCACTCACACTCATGCTCACCTGAGCCTGCACTTTCAGTCCAGACTCACAGCCACACTCACTTGATGCTGCACTCACACACAACCTGCACTCACTGCCACACTCGCTGATGCTGAGCTCACACTCACACTCCCCTACACCTGCATGCACTTGAACTTGCACTCACAACCTGCACTCAGCCCGCACTCACAGCCACACTCAATCCTGCACTCACACTTGAGCCTCCACTCACACATTCACTTGATCCTGCACTCACCTGCACACTCATACTCACCTGAAGCTGCACTCACAGCCACGCTCCCTTGGTCCCACACTCACACTTGTGCCCACACTCAGCCTCCACTCACCCTTACCTGCACTCACACTCAAGGGCACACACACACATCGCTGTGCTCACACCTGTCCCACTCATGCTCACACTCACACCTGCATACAAACTCCACCTCATACGAACCTGCCCCTTGCTCACTCACAAACATGCACTCACAAATGCACCCTCACACCCATACCCTCGCTCACACTCGCACTCACAAAAGCACCCTCACACCCATACCCTCGTTCACACACACTTGCACTCACAAACATGCACTCTCAAATGCACCCTCACACTCACCCATACCCTCACTCACACTCGCACTTAAACATGCACTCACAAATGCACCCTCACACCCACACCCTCGCTCACACTCACACCTCCACCTCATCCCTCATGCCCACTCCAGAGCCTCTCACTCACACCCCACTTACACTTGAGCACTCGCTCACACTTGCCCTCACACTGCATACTCGCGTTCCCATGCTCAGCCCCACCCGCACGCACTCACACTCATGCTCACACTCACGCTAATACTCACACTCACCCAAGGAGACGCCAGCCCAGACTCAGCACCGGCTTTATTGGCgcgggggctccggggcccgCGGGGtcctgccgcggcggcggggccccgcgcgagCCGGCTTGCCGCGCCGGGACGAGCGGCGCCAGgggccggcgcagccccgcggaggCGGGCTCCCGAGATAAATAaccttttaaattaattaaattaaatctgTGCCGAGCGCTGGGCGTTGCTGCCTCCGGGCCGCCCTCGCCcgggggaggcagcggcggccTCTGGGGATCGCGGCCCCGAACGCCGCAACTGTGGACTcggctttaaaaaaaaggagggagggggggaagggaaggaattGAATATTTACACCTATTGcagcccgcggcgcggggcgccgaGCCCCGTCCCTGCCGCGAGGAGCGGTGGCGGCTCCGCCACAGAAAGTCCCCCGTCTCCTCCCAAAAGAGGCGCGCGGAGATGCCGGCTCTCGCCGCTTGGGCCCCGCGTCGGGGCCGTCGTCCTGGTAGGGAAGAGCTGAGGGGGAGAGAAGGAGACAGGCAggagcccccgcggcccggcgcttcgccccggcagccccccaggCCGGCTGGGAGGTGGACGCAGCCGGCCAGACCCCCAAGCGGAGCCCCCCAGCCGCTCGGCGTTTCGGCAGAGGCAGGACGGGGAGCGGGCGGCGCttccccggggccccggcgccccagCGGACCGTCCCTGCGAGGCAGCGGGGCCCGAGCCGCCCGGCCCAGAGGCCCCTCAGAAGTAAGTGAGGTTCCTGACGAGGCCCAGCTCCAGCATCCGCTTTATGGCCAACGCCTCGTGCGAGACGTTGTGCTCCGACATCTGCGGGAGAGAGGAAACGGCCCATCAGGTTACGGCAGCCTTAGTCTGAGCTCGTTAAACCGAACGGGGGTTTTGGCAGAGCCCAGCCGAGCACCGGATGCCAGGCCGAAAGCGAGGGGCCGCGCGTGGGCCCCCTTCCAGGACGCGGGCAGCCGCTCACCGCCATAGACTTAAGCGTGATTTGCTCGTAGTAGTGGATGGTCTGCTTCTTGTTGGCCGAGTCGGGGTAGCCGAAGCCCGCGATGTGCACCAGGTCGCAGAAGTGCAGCGCCAAGGTTATGGCCAGCAACCCCGTCGTCGGCTTCTGCAGGGAGACGGAGAGGGAGAGGCCAGGCGCTGAGCACTCCAGCTCCCCTGCGcgagccgcggggcggccggccgcCTCCCCTCACCTGTTTCACCTTGCGCGGCTGCTTCATCGGCAGGTTTAGTAGTTTAGCAGCAGTCACTTCCATGTAATAGGGGTTGAGGATCCGCACTTGCTCGGGGTCAGCATCCCAGATCAAAGGGGGCTGTTTCCAGAAGCCCTTTCGAACCTGCGCGGAGACAGCAACATGTCCCGCGACCTCCCTCCCCACAGGGAAGGAGAAGCCCCCCAGGCAGGGGGCACGGGCAGGATTGGTCCCCAAGGGAGGCGCGGACGGGGGGAGCCAGCCCCGAGGCCTCCCGCCGCACTCACGCGCTTCTTGTCGTTGAGAATGGCCTCCATCCACTGGAAGTCCATGGGCTTGAagggcaccagcaccagcagcgtGTCGGGGTCGTTCTCCCTGCGGGGGTTGAAGTGGGCCGACTCCGGGTAGAAGAGGCGCATGGTGGTCTTGGAGCCCACGTCCTGCTCGTAGCCGTGCACCGGGGCGTTGTTCAACCTGCGGGGGTGGCAGCCGGTGAGCGACAGGCGTCAATCACACCCGCAGGCCGGAGCGGGGAGGAACAAACGCGGAGCAGCCGGGAGGCCGAGGCGGCGCTGACCGCCGGCCGCCTGTCCCAGCGCTCCCACGCCGGCGGGTGTCTCGGGGAGCGGCGGTACCGCACCTGATCACGACGTCGTACGTGTTGATGGTCTCCCCCATGGAGCTGTTGCGCAGCCGGTGCCCGTTCCCCACCACCGCGCACCGCCGGCACTTCAGGCTGCAAGAGAAAAACACCGCCTGAGCCCACCACGCGCGGCAACGAGGCCTTTTTTCACCCAAAGGGGCTTCGAAACCCTGTGTTTTCCCAGGCACAAAGCTTGCTGACACTCTCCGCCACTCCTGCATCCCGGGGATGGTGGAGGCCCAGGGTTTTCGCCCTCTTCCAGCCCCCCTGGGGTCTCTGGCCCCCCCCAGCCGCCTCCGCTCCATCCAAATGCAACAGCTCGCTCCGCGCTCGGGCCGAGGCAGACCCCGAGTGATTCACGGCCTTTTCACGCCAGCACTCGCGGTGCTGGCAGCGCCGGCGAGTTCGTGTCCTGGAGCAGCGTCTACGGGGCTGGAGGAGACGGGAAGCCTCCCGGGGACTGGGCGCGGGCCAGGCGGTGCGGAGACGAGACGCCGGGCAGGCAGCGAGGCCAGCTGAGACCCCGGGAGCTCGGCACAGGGTCCGCAGCCCCCATCCCACCGCAGCGAGGGGCGCAGGGTGCCGGGAGCGCATGGGAGGATGGGGCAGCTCCCCTCGCCGCCCGCGTGCTACCCGTTACCAACCGCCCTCGCTGTTGGTTATCGAATCGGGTTCGTTTTGGACCCAGTCTCGTCCCGCGGAGACAGTTTGCCCTTGCAAAACCGCCAGGGGCAAATTTGCCTCTCAGGAGAGCAactttaaaggaaataaagacaAATCCAAAGCACCCTTGCTGTTACCTCTGGATGCTCTCGGGCATGGCGTAGCTGGTGACCGACAGCAAGCGCAGGAGGACATCTTCTGCAGAGGGACAGCAAGAAGCAGGTGGTGAGGCCGCTCTGGAGAAGACACCCgctccccggagctgaccccctgcgccgcgccgcgtcCGGCGAGGCACCTCGCCGACGGCCATGACACCCCGGCTCCTACTTCATCCCTGAGGGTCACTTTTCACCTCGTTAACTGCCGACATTGCGGGCTCAGAGGCTCGACCTGTTGCGGctcctggagagctgcagagACAGCCCTTTAACCGGGCTCAGTAAAGCCTCTCCTTCCCTGTGCCCCCGCCCCTTCGTAGGGGCCACGCACCGCCAGCAGACCAGATACGTGCCTCAAAATTGATAAACACAAGCACCGACTGAAATCGTTTGCGAACgggaaaagagaaacagtcaCAAAGATCAGCCCGGATCTGTTTTTAGGACCACGTCCACGCGGCCTCCAAGGGCAACGCCAACACGAGCAGCCCGGGCTGAAACCCGAGGGAACAacgggaggcggccgggcggaGGGAAACCCACCACGGCAGGTTGTGCGAGGTGCCAGCCCGCTCGCTTACCGCTTCCTTTGGTGCCGTAGGGCAGCTCGTAGAGCGACGGCGTCTTCACCCAGAAGTAGTCCTTCAGCTGCAAGAACAGCGGGTGATCCCTCGTGTAACTGCGAGGGGCAAAGCGCCAGTGAGACCACGGGGCAGAGCGTGGGCGAGGACCCGCAGGCTGCGCCGGGCTCCCcacccctcccgcccgcccgctgccCTCACTCACTTCGCTATGAGCTGCGCCGCTTTCTTTTCCACCTCTCCGACCGGACACATCGTCTTGTTTTCTTGCACGGGGAAATAAAAGCTGCAAGGGCAACGATAAAACCAGTGACCACGCTTCCAGGGAAGGGGACTCGGGACAGAGCGGGGGCAAAGTCTGATTAAGCACTCGGCGCAACCATGGCCTAATTCAAGCCCTGCTAGAGGAGGAAACCAGCCGAGATGGCACTGATTTGTCCTGCAGAGGTTGGATCTTACAGTGCGCGCTCGGTCTTTGAAATAAGAACCTGCCAGCTGGGTaaaagtcatttattttctgGGCTTTTCAGTGTAACTAACACCAGAAAAGGTCTCTCTTTTATGCTATTAATAGGTCTTATGCTATAAACTTCCCCTGCCTTCATCAGCATCACCACAACTGGAAAAATGGTGGGATTTTCCTATCTCCAAAGGTCAGGGGAATCACTGAAATTTGCCCAGCGCCCAGCAGCACAGTGACAGGATACCACGGCCGGGGAAATCGCGGCCCACATCCCTCATCCGCTGCCCAGTGACGCTGACGGCGTCCAACCTCCGACGTCACGGCTTGGACAGGCCGAGGTGGGACCTCGCACCGTGTCCACCCACCTCCGGCAGAAGCTGAAGGCGCTGCCACAGCCCCCGCTTGGGCGCCGGTGCCTCCGTCCGAGCCGCCTCGTCTCTCCCGGGCGTCTCCAGCGAGACGGGCTTTACGCGAGGCATCGGCAGGGCTCAAAGCCCCCGCGGGCCCGGGACCGAGACGCTGCCCCTCCTGAGGGCGAAGGAAGGGGCAGAAAGCCGAGCCTCCTGCCCCTgcttaaactttaaaaaatacactCACAGCTGTATGTACCTGTCTTCCCGGGAGATCGAGTACCACACcatcaccagaaacaaagccagcaCTCCAAGGATCTTCCCACCTAGgtgcagagagaggaagaggacgGGCCGTGAGGCCGGAGCAAGCGAACCCGCGCGCGGTGGGAAAGCCCGGCAGCCAAGGGGCGAGGAGGGGGAAGCCCTGCCCCACCGCGGTGCTCCTGGGCACGGAGAGCCCACGGAGAGCCAGGAAGCAGCACGCGGGTGCACGTGAAAGAAGGGATGGGCGACGTCTAGGACACTCGGCTTTCTGCGAGGGAAGAGccgaaggaggaggaaaaacgCCCGTTCAGATGCCTGCTCCACACTTCCCTTCCTCGATGATGGTTTTCCACCGCTACATCCCGCCTAGTTTTTAATACGCGGAGCAAGTGCCTTTTCCCGACATCCCTGCAGGAAATCAGCGTGGCCAGTGGATGTCACCAGCAGGAAATCTTTCTGTTCCTGCCGCTTCGCTCATGCCTGTGCTGCCTACCTCCGCCAAACCCCTCGGCACGAGGTGCTTCTGGCCGCAGCCAGGCCATGCGAACGACCAGCCCGACGCTGCCTTCAGGGTGGAGGccctggaggagaggagagtgcTCCAGGCACCCTGCACCTTGCAGTACTGAGCCCTTGGAAGATGTAAGCCAGCACCGACTCCACTGCGTTCGCCGGACAACTTTAtgaggcacagagcagcagaacTGCTGAATTTCCGTTTCTGGAGTCTGCAAAACCCCTCCCCGTCTGGCTTCAACATGAGCTTTATGAGCTGTCGGTTCCTTTCTTAAATCCTTTCTGGAGATGTTAAAGGAAACCAGCTCCGCCGTCTGCGCTCCCCACCTTGCTTTATGAGCCGTCGCACCCCTGCTGCGCCCTTCCTCACGCTGGCAGACCTCGCTCACGCGAGAGCTTTCCCTCCCCTCTACCCGCCCCGCATGGGGTATCATCTGTGCGGCAACGACTTCACGCAGCCGTGCCAATGTTCAGCTCCGTCCCCAAGCTCTACTGCAGAAAGGGACGGAGCAGGTGCCGGGAGCCCCTAATCCACCTGCAGAAAACACGCTGAGAAAACGTGGGCTCAACACCAGAGGGGTCATCTGCAAAGACGCCGATGCTCCGGTAGATCCACCACCCTGGGCAGGTCGCTCTTGGCCAACACCTCCCTCTAACCCAAGCTCGTTTCCGGACGCATCCATGGCCAGCTCCCGCTGTGCCTTCGCCATCTTGTGCAAAGCCCTTCGCCCAGACAGCAGCGCTGGCCTTGCTGGCATGGTTCCCTCCTCCGCAGGTTCAAGGCTGAACCTCAATCTCATGCCCTAGGTCCAAAAACCACTGCTCCGCCATTTCCTTGTGCCTGGCTGATGCAGCAGGCTTCACAAGCACCGCAAACGTGGCACACCCTTTCCTGGTGACTGCCCCTGAACTCCATCCCTCGTTTCAAGTCCCAGAGCGGCCGGGACGGCCGGCCAGGTTCTGGCGCGTGAGCCTGGCGGAGCAGGGCCGACGCTGGCAGGGAGCAGCGCATAGCGAGCCCATGACAAAACAAACACAGCCCGACCCCCGGCTCGCGCTCGGAGCGCAGCCCAacagcggcgcggggccggcgcccacCTCTCCTGCGAGGGCAGGCGGCGAGACGATGAGGCAAAGCCGGGTTAGAGCGTTGCACGGAGagaggcagccgtgagcgcgccagGCTCTGGCAAGCTGACTGCAGGCAgctgagggagagggaaaggtaACGAAGCACGTGGGGAGCAGCAGAAGCGTGGGAGGGTTTCACAAGCAGGGAAAGAGGTGGGACCACCAAAAACACACGTGCAGCACACTTTCAGCCTCTAATAACACCCTGTCATTTGATGTAACCAAACGGAGTGTCCCCAACCACAAAAATGTCACTAGGGAGGGTTCAAATGCGAACTTTGGGgacctcctttttccccctctatccCCGCTCGGGATCCCCACGAAAAGGGACCCCGCACCCCGTGCAAACAGCTCAAGAGAAAGCAAGAAGGTCCCCAGGAGCCCTCCCACAGCGCAGCGACCCGGGGAGCCTCCCGGAGCAGGGACACAACGGGAACGCGGACTCACGAGACTTGAGCATTTTTATCACCGAGGGGGGTGTCACCCGAGGGCTCGAGCTCTCATCGCGGCTGCCGCTGGTCACCTGCAgcgagaagagaaaggagaagggagtCAGCTCCGCTGGGCAGAAGCAACCAGACCCACCCCTGCAAGAAGATCCAAAGGCTGCTTCCGACCCGCTTCCGCCCACATTTCTCAGGCGTGATCATGCCGCAGAGACGTTATTACACCCGCCTCCCAACAGGGCCGCGAGCCCAGCTCCCCGCAAGCGTGCCGCCGGGACCTCGGTGCCGCCGCGCGCCCAGCCACGCTCCCGAGGAAGCGACGGCGGCCGAGCTCCGTGGCGCGCGGTGAAAACCCTCTGCGAGATTTCTGCTTGCGCTCAGATGCGCTCGCACGTCTCTGACCCACGTTCACAAAATGTGGTTTTGATACGGATGCGGCTCCTCCAGAATTTATAAGCCCAGGCTAACGGCTGTGCTGCGGTGCCCAAGAAGCCTCTGACTTCTGGTGCATCTAAACGCAGATTTAACTACTAAAGTCCAGgattaaaagggaaaaacaaacccGAGTTCGAGCTTCAGCGCAAAGGGAGGAGCAGCATCACACATCGAGGCTTGCATCTAGAGCtccaaccaaaaaaccccccaagtTCCCCGA
This genomic window from Dromaius novaehollandiae isolate bDroNov1 chromosome 21, bDroNov1.hap1, whole genome shotgun sequence contains:
- the ST3GAL4 gene encoding CMP-N-acetylneuraminate-beta-galactosamide-alpha-2,3-sialyltransferase 4 isoform X10; this translates as MVELKQLEFLQVTSGSRDESSSPRVTPPSVIKMLKSRGKILGVLALFLVMVWYSISREDRYIQLFYFPVQENKTMCPVGEVEKKAAQLIANYTRDHPLFLQLKDYFWVKTPSLYELPYGTKGSEDVLLRLLSVTSYAMPESIQSLKCRRCAVVGNGHRLRNSSMGETINTYDVVIRLNNAPVHGYEQDVGSKTTMRLFYPESAHFNPRRENDPDTLLVLVPFKPMDFQWMEAILNDKKRVRKGFWKQPPLIWDADPEQVRILNPYYMEVTAAKLLNLPMKQPRKVKQKPTTGLLAITLALHFCDLVHIAGFGYPDSANKKQTIHYYEQITLKSMAMSEHNVSHEALAIKRMLELGLVRNLTYF
- the ST3GAL4 gene encoding CMP-N-acetylneuraminate-beta-galactosamide-alpha-2,3-sialyltransferase 4 isoform X7; amino-acid sequence: MEELGSLCDAGEEPEVSEAEEGCPAAAAGVCAERAEVLGAGMVELKQLEFLQVTSGSRDESSSPRVTPPSVIKMLKSRGKILGVLALFLVMVWYSISREDRYIQLFYFPVQENKTMCPVGEVEKKAAQLIANYTRDHPLFLQLKDYFWVKTPSLYELPYGTKGSEDVLLRLLSVTSYAMPESIQSLKCRRCAVVGNGHRLRNSSMGETINTYDVVIRLNNAPVHGYEQDVGSKTTMRLFYPESAHFNPRRENDPDTLLVLVPFKPMDFQWMEAILNDKKRVRKGFWKQPPLIWDADPEQVRILNPYYMEVTAAKLLNLPMKQPRKVKQKPTTGLLAITLALHFCDLVHIAGFGYPDSANKKQTIHYYEQITLKSMAMSEHNVSHEALAIKRMLELGLVRNLTYF
- the ST3GAL4 gene encoding CMP-N-acetylneuraminate-beta-galactosamide-alpha-2,3-sialyltransferase 4 isoform X5, producing the protein MPGGARPSRRARLLRPKPSGRGREDGSVDAQPTGISPPPLGSRGRTEPEVSEAEEGCPAAAAGVCAERAEVLGAGMVELKQLEFLQVTSGSRDESSSPRVTPPSVIKMLKSRGKILGVLALFLVMVWYSISREDRYIQLFYFPVQENKTMCPVGEVEKKAAQLIANYTRDHPLFLQLKDYFWVKTPSLYELPYGTKGSEDVLLRLLSVTSYAMPESIQSLKCRRCAVVGNGHRLRNSSMGETINTYDVVIRLNNAPVHGYEQDVGSKTTMRLFYPESAHFNPRRENDPDTLLVLVPFKPMDFQWMEAILNDKKRVRKGFWKQPPLIWDADPEQVRILNPYYMEVTAAKLLNLPMKQPRKVKQKPTTGLLAITLALHFCDLVHIAGFGYPDSANKKQTIHYYEQITLKSMAMSEHNVSHEALAIKRMLELGLVRNLTYF
- the ST3GAL4 gene encoding CMP-N-acetylneuraminate-beta-galactosamide-alpha-2,3-sialyltransferase 4 isoform X11; this encodes MVWYSISREDRYIQLFYFPVQENKTMCPVGEVEKKAAQLIANYTRDHPLFLQLKDYFWVKTPSLYELPYGTKGSEDVLLRLLSVTSYAMPESIQSLKCRRCAVVGNGHRLRNSSMGETINTYDVVIRLNNAPVHGYEQDVGSKTTMRLFYPESAHFNPRRENDPDTLLVLVPFKPMDFQWMEAILNDKKRVRKGFWKQPPLIWDADPEQVRILNPYYMEVTAAKLLNLPMKQPRKVKQKPTTGLLAITLALHFCDLVHIAGFGYPDSANKKQTIHYYEQITLKSMAMSEHNVSHEALAIKRMLELGLVRNLTYF
- the ST3GAL4 gene encoding CMP-N-acetylneuraminate-beta-galactosamide-alpha-2,3-sialyltransferase 4 isoform X12, with translation MVWYSISREDSFYFPVQENKTMCPVGEVEKKAAQLIANYTRDHPLFLQLKDYFWVKTPSLYELPYGTKGSEDVLLRLLSVTSYAMPESIQSLKCRRCAVVGNGHRLRNSSMGETINTYDVVIRLNNAPVHGYEQDVGSKTTMRLFYPESAHFNPRRENDPDTLLVLVPFKPMDFQWMEAILNDKKRVRKGFWKQPPLIWDADPEQVRILNPYYMEVTAAKLLNLPMKQPRKVKQKPTTGLLAITLALHFCDLVHIAGFGYPDSANKKQTIHYYEQITLKSMAMSEHNVSHEALAIKRMLELGLVRNLTYF
- the ST3GAL4 gene encoding CMP-N-acetylneuraminate-beta-galactosamide-alpha-2,3-sialyltransferase 4 isoform X9, encoding MEELGSLCDAGEVTSGSRDESSSPRVTPPSVIKMLKSRGKILGVLALFLVMVWYSISREDRYIQLFYFPVQENKTMCPVGEVEKKAAQLIANYTRDHPLFLQLKDYFWVKTPSLYELPYGTKGSEDVLLRLLSVTSYAMPESIQSLKCRRCAVVGNGHRLRNSSMGETINTYDVVIRLNNAPVHGYEQDVGSKTTMRLFYPESAHFNPRRENDPDTLLVLVPFKPMDFQWMEAILNDKKRVRKGFWKQPPLIWDADPEQVRILNPYYMEVTAAKLLNLPMKQPRKVKQKPTTGLLAITLALHFCDLVHIAGFGYPDSANKKQTIHYYEQITLKSMAMSEHNVSHEALAIKRMLELGLVRNLTYF
- the ST3GAL4 gene encoding CMP-N-acetylneuraminate-beta-galactosamide-alpha-2,3-sialyltransferase 4 isoform X6 → MVLAGGAVIFCSQQRVSVLPQPSAKRRRGERADLRGREDGSVDAQPTGISPPPLGSRGRTVTSGSRDESSSPRVTPPSVIKMLKSRGKILGVLALFLVMVWYSISREDRYIQLFYFPVQENKTMCPVGEVEKKAAQLIANYTRDHPLFLQLKDYFWVKTPSLYELPYGTKGSEDVLLRLLSVTSYAMPESIQSLKCRRCAVVGNGHRLRNSSMGETINTYDVVIRLNNAPVHGYEQDVGSKTTMRLFYPESAHFNPRRENDPDTLLVLVPFKPMDFQWMEAILNDKKRVRKGFWKQPPLIWDADPEQVRILNPYYMEVTAAKLLNLPMKQPRKVKQKPTTGLLAITLALHFCDLVHIAGFGYPDSANKKQTIHYYEQITLKSMAMSEHNVSHEALAIKRMLELGLVRNLTYF
- the ST3GAL4 gene encoding CMP-N-acetylneuraminate-beta-galactosamide-alpha-2,3-sialyltransferase 4 isoform X1 translates to MVLAGGAVIFCSQQRVSVLPQPSAKRRRGERADLRGREDGSVDAQPTGISPPPLGSRGRTEPEVSEAEEGCPAAAAGVCAERAEVLGAGMVELKQLEFLQVTSGSRDESSSPRVTPPSVIKMLKSRGKILGVLALFLVMVWYSISREDRYIQLFYFPVQENKTMCPVGEVEKKAAQLIANYTRDHPLFLQLKDYFWVKTPSLYELPYGTKGSEDVLLRLLSVTSYAMPESIQSLKCRRCAVVGNGHRLRNSSMGETINTYDVVIRLNNAPVHGYEQDVGSKTTMRLFYPESAHFNPRRENDPDTLLVLVPFKPMDFQWMEAILNDKKRVRKGFWKQPPLIWDADPEQVRILNPYYMEVTAAKLLNLPMKQPRKVKQKPTTGLLAITLALHFCDLVHIAGFGYPDSANKKQTIHYYEQITLKSMAMSEHNVSHEALAIKRMLELGLVRNLTYF
- the ST3GAL4 gene encoding CMP-N-acetylneuraminate-beta-galactosamide-alpha-2,3-sialyltransferase 4 isoform X4 gives rise to the protein MSPSSRATWQRWVPLRQHLGGFRGREDGSVDAQPTGISPPPLGSRGRTEPEVSEAEEGCPAAAAGVCAERAEVLGAGMVELKQLEFLQVTSGSRDESSSPRVTPPSVIKMLKSRGKILGVLALFLVMVWYSISREDRYIQLFYFPVQENKTMCPVGEVEKKAAQLIANYTRDHPLFLQLKDYFWVKTPSLYELPYGTKGSEDVLLRLLSVTSYAMPESIQSLKCRRCAVVGNGHRLRNSSMGETINTYDVVIRLNNAPVHGYEQDVGSKTTMRLFYPESAHFNPRRENDPDTLLVLVPFKPMDFQWMEAILNDKKRVRKGFWKQPPLIWDADPEQVRILNPYYMEVTAAKLLNLPMKQPRKVKQKPTTGLLAITLALHFCDLVHIAGFGYPDSANKKQTIHYYEQITLKSMAMSEHNVSHEALAIKRMLELGLVRNLTYF
- the ST3GAL4 gene encoding CMP-N-acetylneuraminate-beta-galactosamide-alpha-2,3-sialyltransferase 4 isoform X2 → MVLAGGAVIFCSQQRVSVLPQPSAKRRRGERADLRGREDGSVDAQPTGISPPPLGSRGRTEPEVSEAEEGCPAAAAGVCAERAEVLGAGMVELKQLEFLQVTSGSRDESSSPRVTPPSVIKMLKSRGKILGVLALFLVMVWYSISREDRYIQLFYFPVQENKTMCPVGEVEKKAAQLIANYTRDHPLFLQLKDYFWVKTPSLYELPYGTKGSEDVLLRLLSVTSYAMPESIQSLKCRRCAVVGNGHRLRNSSMGETINTYDVVIRLNNAPVHGYEQDVGSKTTMRLFYPESAHFNPRRENDPDTLLVLVPFKPMDFQWMEAILNDKKRVRKGFWKQPPLIWDADPEQVRILNPYYMEVTAAKLLNLPMKQPRKKPTTGLLAITLALHFCDLVHIAGFGYPDSANKKQTIHYYEQITLKSMAMSEHNVSHEALAIKRMLELGLVRNLTYF
- the ST3GAL4 gene encoding CMP-N-acetylneuraminate-beta-galactosamide-alpha-2,3-sialyltransferase 4 isoform X3, producing the protein MVLAGGAVIFCSQQRVSVLPQPSAKRRRGERADLRGREDGSVDAQPTGISPPPLGSRGRTEPEVSEAEEGCPAAAAGVCAERAEVLGAGMVELKQLEFLQVTSGSRDESSSPRVTPPSVIKMLKSRGKILGVLALFLVMVWYSISREDSFYFPVQENKTMCPVGEVEKKAAQLIANYTRDHPLFLQLKDYFWVKTPSLYELPYGTKGSEDVLLRLLSVTSYAMPESIQSLKCRRCAVVGNGHRLRNSSMGETINTYDVVIRLNNAPVHGYEQDVGSKTTMRLFYPESAHFNPRRENDPDTLLVLVPFKPMDFQWMEAILNDKKRVRKGFWKQPPLIWDADPEQVRILNPYYMEVTAAKLLNLPMKQPRKVKQKPTTGLLAITLALHFCDLVHIAGFGYPDSANKKQTIHYYEQITLKSMAMSEHNVSHEALAIKRMLELGLVRNLTYF
- the ST3GAL4 gene encoding CMP-N-acetylneuraminate-beta-galactosamide-alpha-2,3-sialyltransferase 4 isoform X8, translating into MPGGARPSRRARLLRPKPSGRGREDGSVDAQPTGISPPPLGSRGRTVTSGSRDESSSPRVTPPSVIKMLKSRGKILGVLALFLVMVWYSISREDRYIQLFYFPVQENKTMCPVGEVEKKAAQLIANYTRDHPLFLQLKDYFWVKTPSLYELPYGTKGSEDVLLRLLSVTSYAMPESIQSLKCRRCAVVGNGHRLRNSSMGETINTYDVVIRLNNAPVHGYEQDVGSKTTMRLFYPESAHFNPRRENDPDTLLVLVPFKPMDFQWMEAILNDKKRVRKGFWKQPPLIWDADPEQVRILNPYYMEVTAAKLLNLPMKQPRKVKQKPTTGLLAITLALHFCDLVHIAGFGYPDSANKKQTIHYYEQITLKSMAMSEHNVSHEALAIKRMLELGLVRNLTYF